The stretch of DNA GATCAGCATCCCGATGTCGATCCACGTCGGCACGAACGACTGCCAGCTCCCCGGCAGGAACGTCCGTTCCAGCGAGAGGATGATCACGTACCGCTCGAACCACATCCCGATGTTCACGAAGATCGAGATGATAAAGATCAAGATCGGGCTGCGACGGATAAACCCGAACCAGAACAGCTGCGGCGAGATCACGTTGCAGGTGACCATCGTCCAGTAAGCCCACCACGTCGGGCCGAACGCCCGGTTGATGAACGTAAACTGCTCGTAGGGGTTGCCGCCGTACCAGGCGATAAAGAACTCGGTCAGGTACGCGAAGCCGACCATCGAGCCGGTGGCGATGATGATCTTGCACATGCAGTCCACGTGACGCATGGTCACGATGTCCTTCAGCCCGAACCATTCGCGGGCGGGGATCATCAGCGTCAGCACCATGCCGAACCCGCTGAACACGGCGCCGGCGACGAAGTACGGCGGGAAGATCGTCGTGTGCCAGCCCGGCAGCTGACTCACCGCGAAGTCGAACGAAACGATCGTGTGCACCGAGAGCACCAGCGGCGTCGCCAGGGCGGCGAGCAACGCGTAAGCCTTCTCGTAGATGCGCCATTGGGTCGCCGAGCCGATCCAGCCCACCGACAGGATGCCGTAGGCGAAGCGGCGGATCGGGTGCTTGGCCCGGTCACGCAGCGTCGCTAGGTCGGGGATCATGCCCATGTACCAGAAGAGCAGCGACACGGTCGCGTACGTGCCGACCGCGAACACGTCCCACAGCAGCGGGCTGCGGAACTGCGGCCACATGTAGAGCCGCGTATCGGGGAACGGGAACAGGTAGTAGGCGAACCAGACGCGGCCGATGTGGATGCCCGGGAACGTCCCCGCGCAGACCACCGCGAAGATCGTCATCGCTTCGGCGAAGCGGTTGATGCTGGTGCGCCAGTGCTGGCGGAACAGGAACAAGATCGCCGAGATCAGCGTCCCGGCATGGCCGATGCCGACCCAGAACACGAAGTTGACGATCGGCCAGCCCCAGCTCACCGAGTTCTGGTTACCCCAAACGCCGACGCCCGTGATGATCAGGTAGCCGATCATCGCGCCGAGCATGCCGGCGAGCGACGCCGCCACCGCAAACCCGATGAACCACGCCAGCGGCGGGCGCGGATTCTCCGCGATGCGGCAGACCTTCTCGGTCACGCTGCGGTAGTCGTTGTCCCCCTCGACCCAAGGCGGGTCGATCCACGGCTCGGGAACCGAGCCGAGCTTTCCGGGGAGGTAGCCGGCGGGAATGTCAGCGGTCGACATAGAGTAAAAATGACGAAGGACGAAGCACGAATGACGAAGCGACCAAGCTTTCGTTATTCGTCATTCGGATTTCGTCATTCCTATCGAGGCTTTGTTCGTTAGTTGATTAAGCGTGCGATTCTACTTTGTGCTCTTCGTGGCCGTGTTCTTCACCGTGGCCTTCGCCGTGGTGATGGAGCACGGGGTCGAGGTCGGGCCGCGCGAGCATCGGGTGCGGGTTGCGGATCTTCGCCAGGAACTTGTTCCGGGGGTTGGTCATCAACTCGGTGAGGATGCCGTAGGCCCGATCGCTCTTGAAGGTCTGGTGAACCCGTGACTTCTCGTCGCGGAGGTCGCCGAACTCGATCGCGCGGGTGCTGCACGCCTGCTGGCAGGCGGTGGTGACGTCGCCGTCGCGGATCGGGCGGCCCTCGTTCTTCGCCGTGATCCGGGCGGCGGAGATCCGTTGCACGCAGAACGTGCACTTCTCCATCACGCCGCGGCTGCGGACGGTCACCTCGGGGTTCATCACGAGCTTCATCAGCTCGTTCGACGCCTCGTACAGCTTCTTCGTGTAACGGAAGTAATTGAAGCGGCGGACCTTGTAGGGGCAGTTGTTCGAGCAGTACCGCGTGCCGATGCAACGGTTGTAGACCATCACGTTGAGGCCCTCGTTGTCGTGCACCGTCGCGGCGACGGGGCAGACCTCTTCGCACGGCGCCGTTTCGCAGTGCTGGCAGGCGATCGGCTGGTGGGCGATCTGCGGGTTGTCGAAGTTGGCCGGGTCGGCCGCGTCCTGCGGATTCGCTGTGCCGCGGAAGTAGCGGTCGATGCGGATCCAGTGCATCTCACGGCCCTTGTGAACCTGGTCCTTGCCGACCACCGGCACGTTGTTCTCGGCCTGACAGGCGACCATGCAGGCGTTGCAGCCGATGCACTTGTTGAGGTCGATCGTCATGCCCCACGCCGGGGCGTAATTCGGGTCACCCGTGTGGTACTTCTGCAGGTCCCACAGCGGCTCGGTCGGACGGTTCTCGCCGCCGGCGTGAACCATCACCTCGTGGGACATGCTCGGAGCGAAGTCTTTGTGCTCCGTATAGAAGTCCTGCGACGCGGTGCGGATGAGCTCGCCGGTCCGCTTGCCGATCGCCTCGAGGCCCAGCGCGTCGATCGCATGGTGGTCCTGGGTGCCGACGAGCAGGTAGTCCTTGCCCGTCGACTTGATCGTGACGCCCTCGGCGATGAAACCCGTCGTCGCGGCGCCGCCCTTAGCCGCCGCACGCAGCGGGTAGACATCGACGCCGACCGGTTCGGCGGCGGCGGGGAACCACGTGCCGCCGATCCCTTCGGGATAGAGACCGTCGGCGGGGCGACCCGATTGGGGATCGAGCAAGCCGCCGACGCGGCCCGCCGCGGTGCGGCCATAACCTAGCGCGATCGAGATCGAGCCCTTGGCCTGCCCCGGCATGACGTAGACCGGCGCGGTGATGCTCGTCTCACCGACCTTGATCGTGGCCAGCTTGCCCTGCTTGAGGCCGAGCTTCTTGGCGGTTGCTGGCGCCACCAGGGCGGCGTTGTCCCACGTCAGCTTGGTGAGGAAGTCGGGCGTCTCTTGCAGCCAGCCGCTGTTGGCGAGCCGGCCGTCGTACGTGCTGCTGCTGGGGACGAACACGATTTCGATCGCGTCGTCGCCCTCGGCGGGGGCGGCGATCTCGGGGGCGGCGTTCGCCTCGCCGACTTCGGCGACTTCCGCGGCTGAATCAGCGGCGAGGCCATCGTGCAGCACCTTATTCCACGCCGCTTCGTCGAGATCGACCTCGGCGGTGACCGCATCGCGGACCATTTGCTGGGCGTTGGGCGCCTTGTCGCCGGCGAGGACCGCCAGCAACTCGACGACCGACCGACCGCCGAGCAGCGGCTCGATCATCGGCTGGCAAACGCCGACCGATCCGTCCCACGCAATGACGTCGCCCCACTCTTCGAACGGGTGCGTCTGCGGCAGCGACCAGTGGCAAACGCGCGACGTCTCGTCGTCGTACGCGCCGAGGCGGATCGTGTGCTGCGATTTCTCGATCGCCGCAGCAAATCCGGGCAGGTCGTAGGCCGGGTTGCCGTCGAGCACCATCAGCGTGTTGACGCTCTCGTTGCCAAGCGCCTCCAGCAGCGCGGCCGCATCGGCGACTTCGACGCGCGGCTTCGGCTCCTCGGTGAACGTGACCGTCTTGCCGAGGTTGCCGAGCAGGCTGTTGATCTCGTGGCCGAGCGCGTGGACCGCGGCGGGCTGGCCGGGGCCGACGACGACGAGGCTCGACCCCTGGTTGTGCGCCAGGTCATCGGCGAGCACGTCGAGGAACTGCTCGGGGGTGGGCTCGCCTTCGATTGGCTCGCCGTGCTCGTGGTCGCCTGCGGTCAGCTCCTTGACTTTGTCGCGGAGCTTGACGAGCAGCGCGCCGATCGCCGACGACTTCACCGGCAAGCGGTGGTCCGCGGCGGCGCCGGTCTTCGTGAAGAAGCTCTCGACCGACCAGAGGCGGTTCATCTCGCCGTCGGGGTCGCGGCCGTCGGCGTACTCACGGGCGATCCGCGACGCGTCGGGCGTCTCGTGCAGCAGGTCGGCGTCGAACGTTGCGATGACCTTGGCGACGGGCTTTCCTTCCGCGTCCGTCAGCTTGTAGTGCGAACGCAGCCGCGAGCCGAACGCCAGCTCGGCGCCGGCGAGCGCGTTCTCGCAGGAGATCGCGTCGTGCTTGTAGAACTTCGCGGCCGGGAACTTCTCCTGCACGCTGTCGAGCGCCGCGTAGAACGCGTACGAATCGATGGTCGGCGTGAGGATCGCCAGGCCCGCCCCGTCGCCGAGCTCGGCGACGCGCTCGTCGAGGAAGTTCTCGAACGCGGTCCAGTCCTTGGTGAAGGTCGCGCTGCCGTCACGCTGGATGACCGAACGCGCGCGGTCGGGGTCGTAGAGGGCGAGCGTCGCGGCTTGGGTGAAGCCGTCCGCGGCGCCGAGCGAGGCCGGGTGGTCGGGGTTGCCCTCGACCTTCACGGGACGCTCGTCGTACTTGGTCACCAACAGGTGACGCGGCGCGCCGGCCCAGTGGATGTTCGTCGCGTAGTGCTGGTGCGTGCCGGGGATGTAACCCTCGGGGCGATTGGCGAACTCGGCGATCTTCTCCGTTTCCCAGCGGCAGCCGGCGGCGCCGGCCAGCGCGAACGACGCGCTCATCAGCTGCATCCACCGACGCCGCGACACGCCCTCGGGGAACTCCGAGGCGGCCTGCGGAAACTCGCGCGCCAGGAACTCCTGGAACTGCTCCGTATTCTGCAACTCGTCCAGGCTACGCCAGAACGGGCTGACGCGGCTGGCGGGGGCCAGGGGGTTGGACGGCTCTTGGGTCGCTTGGGTCATCGCTGCGGTCGGGAGGGGACGCGGCAGTGTGCTTGAATTCGCAGGGCTCTCCGCCAACGCTCGGCGGAGGAGCCAATAATCACTTGCTCGACGGGCCGCTTAACGGTGGCACGTCGAGCAGTTGCTGTTCGGGTGGACGCCGAGCTGCTTCGCCACTTCGGCGCCGATCTTTTCGCGGGAGCCCTCGCCACTTAGCTCGGGGTCCCACTCCATATTCGTGATCTGGTCGAGCGGACGCAGACGCGCCGTCGGGTCGCGGTGGCAGTCGAGGCACCAGCTCATCGACAGCGGCTTGTCTTGGTGAACGACTTCCATCTTGTCGACGCGGCCGTGGCATTCGACACAGCCGACGCCCTTGTTCACGTGGGCCGAGTGGTTGAAGTACACGTAGTCGGCAAGGTCGTGGATCTTCTCCCACTGGATCGACTCGTTCGACGCCAGGCTCTCACGCACCTTGGTGAGCTTGACGCTCGTGGTGTGGATCGCGGTCTTGGCGAGCGTGCCGTCCGGGCCGAGCGTCGCGTTGTGGCAGTTGCCACAGGTCGCCGTCGGTGGGATGGCGGCGTGGCCGGCCTTGTCCACCGTGTTATGGCAGTACCGGCAGTCGATCTTCAGCTCGCCGGCGTGCAGCTTGTGGCTGTACGGGACGGGCTGCTCCGGCTGGTAGCCGGTGTACATCACCTTCGGCAGTGTGCCGTAGAACAGCACGGCCCCGGCGTACGCAGCCCCAGCGAGGGCGCCGCCGATCACCATCAGCGAGAAGGTATTGACCCAGGGCGGGAAATGGAACTTGGCCACGTCGAGAGATCGGCGGAGGCTAGTTGATAGGTAAATACACGTCACGGCACGCAGGGACTCTGCGAGCCCGGCCAAGGTACCGAACCAAGCCCGTCCAAGATAGCGGCATTAGAGTCACACCCGAACGGGGGGTATCACCACGGGCCGCTAGGAGACCGTTTAAGGCGTCCGAAGGCGGCGGGGGTACCGATTGTCGGGGCGAACCCTAAACGTCGCTCTACGGGGCCGCTACGGGCCTCTAAACACATGTTCAGACCTTCGTAGGGTCCGCTGTGCGGACCGCTCATTGGATTCTCCGTGGCGGATCGGCTGAACACTCCAAACCGGCAACCACGGTCCCCACAGCGGACCCTACCAAGCCCCGGTGGCTTCGCTGAGCTCGACCCACTCGGCTTCGAGCGTCTCGACCTCGGCGGCGATCTCCGCCAGTTTCGTCTGCCGCTCCGTCAGCTCGGCCGGGTCGTAGGTCGTCGCCATCTCGGCGGTGAGCAGTTTCTTCTCGTCGTCGAGCTTGGCGATCTTGCGCTCGACCGCCTTGAGCCGCTTCTGGGCCTCACGGTCGGCCTTACCGTCGCGCTTTGCTGCGTCGGCGCCGTCAGTCTTCGAACCGCCCCCACCCGGCGTCGCGCGGAGGCCGGCGTCGATCTCCTTGGTGATCCGGTAGACGTAGTCGTCGTAGCTTGAGGGGTAGCTCGTGACCCGGCCGCCGCCGACCTCGATGACGGCCGTCGCCACCTCGTGCATAAAATGCCGGTCGTGGCTCGTGAAGATCACGGTCCCTTGGTACTTCTTTAGCGCCCTTGCCAAGGCCTCGACGGTTTCGACATCGAGGTGGTTACCCGGTTCGTCGAGCACCAAGACGTTGTGTTGCTCCAAAAGGAGCCCGGCGAGCACCAGCCTCGCGCGCTCGCCACCGGAGAGCACCTTGATCTTCTTCTCCGCCAAATCGCCGGAGAACAGAAAGCTGCCCGCCACATCCTTGAGCTGCTGGTGCGTGGTCCCCTTCGCGGCTTGATGGTCGAGGTAGTCGAGCACCGACTCCTCGGCGTTGAGCGTCGTGTAGACATGCTGCGCGTAGACGCCCAGCTGGCAGCCGAAGCCCCATTTGAGCGTCCCGTCCTTGGGGGGCAGCGATTCGCAGATCGTCCGCAGGAACGTCGTCTTGCCCTGGCCGTTGTCGCCCACCACGCCGACGCGGCTGCCGTGCTCGATCTCGATGTGGATGTCGTCGGCGACGACGCGGTCCTCGTAGCCGATCGCCAGCCCTTCGGTCCGCACCGCCGGCCCCTTGCGCGGCTCGACCGCGGGGAACGAGAAGTGGACCTTCGCCTCGTCGCCGGCGACCTCCACTAGCTCCAGCCGTTCGAGCTGCTTGGCCTTGCTGCGGGCCTGGCTGGCCGTGTTGGCGTTCGCGCGGTTGCTGGCGATGAACTGCTCGAGCTGCTTCCGCTTGGCCAACGTGGCGGCGTTGAGCCGTTTGTCGTGCTCGCGGCGGTCGTCGAGGTTCGCCATGTAGGCGTCGACGTCGCCCGGGAACATCGTCAGCGAGCCCCGCGACAGCTCCAACGTGTGCGTGCAGGTCCGCTTGAGGAACGACCGGTCGTGCGAGACCACGAGGACGCCCGCCTTGAAGTCCCGCAAGAAGTGTTCGAGGAGGATCTGCGTCCGTAGGTCGAGGAAGTTCGTCGGCTCGTCGAGCACCAAGAGGTTTGGGTCGTGCAGCAGCAGCGCGGCGAGCTTCACCCGCGTCTGCCAGCCGCCGGACAGCTCCTTAACCGGGCGATTGAGCATGTCGTCCCCGAGGGCGAACTGCCACGCCACCTGTCCGCAACGCCAGTCGGGCTGCTCGCTGTCGCGTTGGAGGAACTCGATGCCCGTCTCCCCCGGCAGGAACGGGTCGTGCTGCCGCAGGTAGCCGAGGCGGAGCTTCTTGCTGCGGACCACCTCGCCGGCGTCGAGGTCCTCTTCGCCCAGCAAAATGCGGCAGAGCGTGCTCTTGCCGGCGCCGTTGCGGCCGATCAGGCCGACCTTCTGGTCGTCGGTCAGCGCGCAGCTGGCGTCGTCCAGCAGCATCTGGTGGCCGTAACGCTTGTGGGCGGCTTGCAGCGAGAGAACGACAGGCACGGCGGGAGGGGCGAGGGGTTGGGGGCCAGGGGCGAGGGAAGACAAGTTTCGACTGTCTGAACGTCGTGATCAACGGTCCAAGGCGAGGCGCGCGACGCAAGTCGTCGGAGTTGGCTTCGTAATGCAGATCACCACCCATTCGCGCAGGCACTCCGACGACTTGCGTCGTCGGCTCGCCGGGGCTTGCTGGTCGAGTACGCTACGGGCGTTCCAACCATTTCTTCACGAGGCGCCGATGCATCGCGTGCTCTTCGCTTTCCTGCTGCTGCTCTCGCCGCTCGCGGTTGCGGACCAGCCCGTTTTGCTTGGCGTTGACGTTCTGCAGCGCGACGGCTTCGTCCCCCTCGTCGGCAAGCGCGTCGGGCTGATCACCAACCACACCGGCCTCGATTCGGCGGGCCGCACGACGATCGACGTGCTCAACGAGGCCGACGGCGTCGAGTTGGTGCGGATGTTCGGCCCCGAGCACGGCATCCGTGGCGAGCTCGATCAGTCGCAGATCGACGACGGCTTGGACGGCCCCACCGGCATTCCGGTCGTCAGCCTCTACGGTCCGCGCCGTAAGCCCGACCCCAAGCACCTGGAAGGGATCGACGCGATGGTGTTCGACATCCAGGACATCGGCTGCCGGTTCTACACCTACCCCGCAACGATGAAGCTGGCGATGCGCGCGGCGGCCGACGCGGGGATCGCGTTCGTCGTGCTCGACCGCCCGAACCCGATCGACGGCGTCACGCTCGAAGGCCCGATGCTGGACGCGGGCGAAGAGTCCTTCGTCGGCTTCCACACCGTGCCGCTCCGTCACGGCCTGACGATCGGCGAGTTGGCCAAGCTCTTCAAGCGAGAGGGCGACGAGCAGGGGCCGATCGAGGTCGAGCTCGTCATCGTGCCGTGCGAGGGCTGGCGGCGCAGCATGACGTGGGACCAGACGGGCCTCGTGTGGACCGACCCGTCGCCCAACATGCGGAGGCTCTCGCAGGCGCTGCTCTACCCAGGCCTCGGCATCATGGAGACGACGAACGTCTCCGTTGGTCGCGGCACGGACACACCTTTCGAGGTCTTCGGCGCGCCGTGGGTGAAGCCGGTGGAACTCGCCGCCGCCTTGAACGAAGCCAACACGCCCGGCGTGCGTTTCGTGCCGCGCTATTTCACGCCCGAGTCGAGCAAGTTCGCCGGCGAGCGCTGCGGCGGCGTCGACGTGATCCTCACCGACGCCGCGAAGCTGGGCGCCACCGATGTCGGCATGGCGATCGCCGCGACGCTCCGCAAGCTCTACCCCGACGACTGGGACACCAAGAGCTACAACCGCCTGTTGATCAACAAGCAAGTCCACGACGCGGTGAACGCCGGCGCGTCGGTCGAAGAACTCCAAGCCCTCGCCCGCGAAGGCGTCGAAGCCTACCGCCAGCGCCGCGAAGCGGTGTTGATGTACAAGTAGGGTCCGCTGTGCGGACCGTGGTTGGCGGCTGGCATCACCATCCGAGGCATGCGTACTCGTAACGCCGCGCGCGGCTAGCGCCACGATCAACGCCGCCAACTCATCAGCCGCGGGGCCTTAGCCCCCGGTTCGTGCAATCACCGTCGTTAACAATAATGTACGGTTACGC from Botrimarina mediterranea encodes:
- the nrfD gene encoding NrfD/PsrC family molybdoenzyme membrane anchor subunit, which translates into the protein MSTADIPAGYLPGKLGSVPEPWIDPPWVEGDNDYRSVTEKVCRIAENPRPPLAWFIGFAVAASLAGMLGAMIGYLIITGVGVWGNQNSVSWGWPIVNFVFWVGIGHAGTLISAILFLFRQHWRTSINRFAEAMTIFAVVCAGTFPGIHIGRVWFAYYLFPFPDTRLYMWPQFRSPLLWDVFAVGTYATVSLLFWYMGMIPDLATLRDRAKHPIRRFAYGILSVGWIGSATQWRIYEKAYALLAALATPLVLSVHTIVSFDFAVSQLPGWHTTIFPPYFVAGAVFSGFGMVLTLMIPAREWFGLKDIVTMRHVDCMCKIIIATGSMVGFAYLTEFFIAWYGGNPYEQFTFINRAFGPTWWAYWTMVTCNVISPQLFWFGFIRRSPILIFIISIFVNIGMWFERYVIILSLERTFLPGSWQSFVPTWIDIGMLIGSFGLFFTLFLLFCRFLPIVAMSEVKQVMAHVDGHAKGAHSH
- a CDS encoding exo-beta-N-acetylmuramidase NamZ family protein yields the protein MQITTHSRRHSDDLRRRLAGACWSSTLRAFQPFLHEAPMHRVLFAFLLLLSPLAVADQPVLLGVDVLQRDGFVPLVGKRVGLITNHTGLDSAGRTTIDVLNEADGVELVRMFGPEHGIRGELDQSQIDDGLDGPTGIPVVSLYGPRRKPDPKHLEGIDAMVFDIQDIGCRFYTYPATMKLAMRAAADAGIAFVVLDRPNPIDGVTLEGPMLDAGEESFVGFHTVPLRHGLTIGELAKLFKREGDEQGPIEVELVIVPCEGWRRSMTWDQTGLVWTDPSPNMRRLSQALLYPGLGIMETTNVSVGRGTDTPFEVFGAPWVKPVELAAALNEANTPGVRFVPRYFTPESSKFAGERCGGVDVILTDAAKLGATDVGMAIAATLRKLYPDDWDTKSYNRLLINKQVHDAVNAGASVEELQALAREGVEAYRQRREAVLMYK
- a CDS encoding cytochrome c3 family protein, with the protein product MAKFHFPPWVNTFSLMVIGGALAGAAYAGAVLFYGTLPKVMYTGYQPEQPVPYSHKLHAGELKIDCRYCHNTVDKAGHAAIPPTATCGNCHNATLGPDGTLAKTAIHTTSVKLTKVRESLASNESIQWEKIHDLADYVYFNHSAHVNKGVGCVECHGRVDKMEVVHQDKPLSMSWCLDCHRDPTARLRPLDQITNMEWDPELSGEGSREKIGAEVAKQLGVHPNSNCSTCHR
- a CDS encoding TAT-variant-translocated molybdopterin oxidoreductase → MTQATQEPSNPLAPASRVSPFWRSLDELQNTEQFQEFLAREFPQAASEFPEGVSRRRWMQLMSASFALAGAAGCRWETEKIAEFANRPEGYIPGTHQHYATNIHWAGAPRHLLVTKYDERPVKVEGNPDHPASLGAADGFTQAATLALYDPDRARSVIQRDGSATFTKDWTAFENFLDERVAELGDGAGLAILTPTIDSYAFYAALDSVQEKFPAAKFYKHDAISCENALAGAELAFGSRLRSHYKLTDAEGKPVAKVIATFDADLLHETPDASRIAREYADGRDPDGEMNRLWSVESFFTKTGAAADHRLPVKSSAIGALLVKLRDKVKELTAGDHEHGEPIEGEPTPEQFLDVLADDLAHNQGSSLVVVGPGQPAAVHALGHEINSLLGNLGKTVTFTEEPKPRVEVADAAALLEALGNESVNTLMVLDGNPAYDLPGFAAAIEKSQHTIRLGAYDDETSRVCHWSLPQTHPFEEWGDVIAWDGSVGVCQPMIEPLLGGRSVVELLAVLAGDKAPNAQQMVRDAVTAEVDLDEAAWNKVLHDGLAADSAAEVAEVGEANAAPEIAAPAEGDDAIEIVFVPSSSTYDGRLANSGWLQETPDFLTKLTWDNAALVAPATAKKLGLKQGKLATIKVGETSITAPVYVMPGQAKGSISIALGYGRTAAGRVGGLLDPQSGRPADGLYPEGIGGTWFPAAAEPVGVDVYPLRAAAKGGAATTGFIAEGVTIKSTGKDYLLVGTQDHHAIDALGLEAIGKRTGELIRTASQDFYTEHKDFAPSMSHEVMVHAGGENRPTEPLWDLQKYHTGDPNYAPAWGMTIDLNKCIGCNACMVACQAENNVPVVGKDQVHKGREMHWIRIDRYFRGTANPQDAADPANFDNPQIAHQPIACQHCETAPCEEVCPVAATVHDNEGLNVMVYNRCIGTRYCSNNCPYKVRRFNYFRYTKKLYEASNELMKLVMNPEVTVRSRGVMEKCTFCVQRISAARITAKNEGRPIRDGDVTTACQQACSTRAIEFGDLRDEKSRVHQTFKSDRAYGILTELMTNPRNKFLAKIRNPHPMLARPDLDPVLHHHGEGHGEEHGHEEHKVESHA
- a CDS encoding ABC-F family ATP-binding cassette domain-containing protein, with amino-acid sequence MPVVLSLQAAHKRYGHQMLLDDASCALTDDQKVGLIGRNGAGKSTLCRILLGEEDLDAGEVVRSKKLRLGYLRQHDPFLPGETGIEFLQRDSEQPDWRCGQVAWQFALGDDMLNRPVKELSGGWQTRVKLAALLLHDPNLLVLDEPTNFLDLRTQILLEHFLRDFKAGVLVVSHDRSFLKRTCTHTLELSRGSLTMFPGDVDAYMANLDDRREHDKRLNAATLAKRKQLEQFIASNRANANTASQARSKAKQLERLELVEVAGDEAKVHFSFPAVEPRKGPAVRTEGLAIGYEDRVVADDIHIEIEHGSRVGVVGDNGQGKTTFLRTICESLPPKDGTLKWGFGCQLGVYAQHVYTTLNAEESVLDYLDHQAAKGTTHQQLKDVAGSFLFSGDLAEKKIKVLSGGERARLVLAGLLLEQHNVLVLDEPGNHLDVETVEALARALKKYQGTVIFTSHDRHFMHEVATAVIEVGGGRVTSYPSSYDDYVYRITKEIDAGLRATPGGGGSKTDGADAAKRDGKADREAQKRLKAVERKIAKLDDEKKLLTAEMATTYDPAELTERQTKLAEIAAEVETLEAEWVELSEATGAW